A genomic region of Danio aesculapii chromosome 21, fDanAes4.1, whole genome shotgun sequence contains the following coding sequences:
- the puraa gene encoding purine-rich element binding protein Aa → MADRDSGSEQGGAATGPGVGSMHPVTGGAGSASGLQHETQELASKRVDIQNKRFYLDVKQNAKGRFLKIAEVGAGGNKSRLTLSMSVAVEFRDYLGDFIEHYAQLGPSNPDMPQDEPRRALKSEFLVRENRKYYMDLKENQRGRFLRIRQTVNRGPGLGSTQGQTIALPAQGLIEFRDALAKLIDDYGVEDEPAELPEGTSLTVDNKRFFFDVGSNKYGVFMRVSEVKPTYRNSITVPYKVWSKFGSTFCKYADEMKKIQEKQREKRACELQQQQQEEMHGDDGDED, encoded by the coding sequence ATGGCGGACAGAGACAGTGGAAGTGAGCAGGGAGGAGCAGCCACGGGCCCGGGTGTCGGTTCCATGCACCCAGTGACAGGAGGGGCGGGCTCGGCTTCCGGGCTGCAGCATGAGACGCAGGAGCTCGCCTCGAAGCGGGTTGACATCCAGAACAAACGCTTTTATCTGGACGTAAAGCAGAACGCGAAAGGCCGCTTCTTGAAAATAGCAGAAGTCGGGGCCGGAGGAAACAAGAGCCGCCTCACTCTCTCCATGTCCGTGGCTGTCGAGTTCCGCGACTATCTGGGGGACTTCATCGAGCACTATGCCCAGTTAGGGCCGAGCAATCCGGACATGCCACAGGACGAGCCGCGGCGGGCGCTGAAGAGTGAGTTTCTGGTCCGGGAGAATCGGAAGTACTACATGGATCTGAAGGAGAACCAGAGGGGCCGCTTTCTGAGGATCCGGCAGACTGTCAACCGGGGGCCCGGTTTGGGATCCACGCAAGGCCAGACCATCGCTCTTCCAGCCCAGGGACTAATCGAATTTCGCGACGCTCTCGCAAAACTCATTGACGACTACGGAGTGGAGGACGAGCCGGCGGAACTGCCCGAGGGAACCTCGTTAACTGTGGACAACAAGCGCTTTTTCTTTGACGTGGGCTCCAATAAGTACGGGGTGTTCATGAGGGTAAGCGAGGTCAAGCCCACCTATCGCAACTCTATCACAGTGCCCTACAAAGTGTGGTCGAAATTCGGCAGCACTTTCTGTAAATACGCAGACGAAATGAAAAAGATTCAAGAGAAACAGAGGGAAAAAAGGGCATGCGAGCTTCAGCAGCAACAGCAAGAGGAGATGCACGGCGACGACGGGGATGAGGATTGA